agtatcactcggaattgcgtggttttccttttacctcgtcgactaacacggtcggccatttatgggagtcaaattttgactcccataaatggccgaccgtgtttgttcgcaaagtaaaaggaaaaccacgcaatttcgatgcaaatttgtgtggatcaatattggttaaaatatctttctaaccatatgcattttataacaaacggtttcaaacgcttttcaaagaccaactcgaccgatccatggcaacgtgttcctttaagctttaaAAACACCACAAAACCCACAAAAGACCTTAAATAACAATCAAACCAAGATCATTAcaacaccaaaaacaaacgAACGGCAGCCTATAGATGCCCCTAAGCGAACTCAATTCACTATATAAAGGAGCAATATTTGTAAAACGTTGAACGGAAAACTTCGGAAgatacaataaaatataaaaaatgcaaaacGGGTACACAAAACTTGCAACTTTTTGTCCAGctgtttttgtcaaaacattCTGATAATTTATAATACTTCATATACCAAATATTCAATATACCAAATATTCAAGAGTTCAATCGATATAATGTGCAGTTTGATTGATACAATCAGAGAGGGTTTTATACGGAGCAGATAAATCCACAATCAAGTGATATTTCGCAAAAACTTCTTTTATCATTGTATCTTCGAATcttctgtggacaatgtgttttgtgtttataaaaaaagtacCATCAATTAAATCCCCAGAATAAGGGTTGCTAAGCGATTAATTCTTTTCGTGGGGAttttactcaaatattattagTAATGCATTCATATGACGCCCCTTGTATATTGGGCCGAAAACCAACTTCAGGTTGAGGTAGTTATgcatgtgttaaaggcagtggacactattggtaattgctcaaaataataacaatcataaaacctcacttggtaacgagtaatgggaagaggttgatagtataaaacattgtgagaaacggctccctctgaagtgacgtagttttcgacaactaccaatagtgtgcagtgtctttaacgagAGGAAGCAACCATAATACAACTTCTTGAAAGCGGCGGTTTGGCAGTTTTTAATGGTTGTGATGGGATTGGGCTGTTGCATTGAATTATGTGAATTTTTATGCACGACTTTATAAAAAGCATTTAGGACTATTATGTGATAACTTTGTGAAATATGTTTTCCCAATTCAGATGCTGCGGTCAGTTCGAGAAAGTGTACGAGAAAGAAGACAGGCCACGAGTGTAAGTATCATCCTTGATCTATGAGTTCATACATACCATGGAGGAGTCAATgtattcctacatgtacataccaatCAATATTCTCAATAAAGTaggtcaaataaaaataaaaacatgtctaGCATCCACGCCCGCGTCCTTTTAAAAGGCCGCCTCAAAGACaaattagaaaaagaaaaaatactataaaaatgtattgttgttaatgatgttttttttctttttcttctgctttttttttggggggggggggggaggtgggaGCCTTACAGATGACACTCTCGACAGTAGTGACATTGAATAGCAACGAAATGTTCACTTTCTGTTATAATATGTTTAACTTTGTGAACGATGTAAATGTATAATAtagtggtgtttttttatttggaaaATACAGACTAAAGACAAGAACGATGTTCAACTGTTTCAAGTTGAGACAAAGATTGCAGTGCGATTTGCAAGTACAACAATAACCAGCCGGATCAACAACAAAGGGTCGTCGCCTCAACCATTGGATTTCATAATGCAGTTACCATTGAGTGCATACATAGCAAGCTTCTCGCTGTAAGGTTTccatttaacattaaaaactaaCATTGATAAAGATACATCTCcccatcatttaaaggcagtggacactattggtaattactcaaaataattattggcataaaacctttcttggtgacgagtaatggggagaggttgatggtataaaacgttgtgagaaacggctccctctgaagtgccatagttatcgagaaagaagtaattttccacgaatttgatttcgggacctcacatttagaacttgaggtctcgaaatcaaccatctaaacgcacacaaatttgtgtgacaagggttattttttgttcattattatctcgcaacttcgatgaccgattgagctcaaattttcgcaggtttgtttttttatgcctatgttgagatataccaactgtgaaggctagtctttgccacataccaatagtgtccactgcctttgatttACAAATGCAGTTACCATTGAGTGCATACATAGCAAGCTTCTCGCTGTAAGTTTTCCATATAACATTAATAACTAACATTGATAAAGATACATTTCCCCATCATTTCAGCAAttattgtttcacaaattggatTTAAGCCCGGTTCGAATTTCGACTTCTATCCCTGTTTTCGCTGGGAATGTTGAGCAATTACAGATTTCTCACCACAAAAATCCATTCATGTGGGACAATCATTCAGTTAAATGAGAACCAACAATCAAATACAATGCCGACATTTCCTTTCCACAAAATCTTTTCTGTATCTTTTTGAATGAATTGTTGATGATAACGTATTAATAACTCTAACATTTGGTTTAACATTTGAATTATTTGACAGTGAGGTGGATGGTATAACTTACTACGGCAAAGTGCGAGACAAATGTGAAGGCGAAGATGAGAATACATTTGACGCTTCTGGTGGTCTATCAAGTGGAAGAATTACTGCACTGTAAGTATAATATGTATATCTTTGTTCACCTTGTGTACACATTCAATCTATAAATTGAAGGTTTCAGACACATCTTTCGATCAAGATGTGATACGGTTAAGAGCTGTTTGATTCCttgttgatattattttgtacaacgtaaaccaaaaacaatatgcaaatgagtcaTATGAGACATGATTTTAAAAGTATGTCTCTTTCGACTAGGTAGTGTTAATTTGACTAATATAGTTTTAGAGTGTAACTATATGGAATTTTGGCAGACgtagtttctgttaagcaatacttttctgtggtAAGCAAGTCTTTATGCTTGCAGAAGGACCACAAATTCGTTATTACATTAGCGTATAGCGACTTTACATTACTCACAATGCATTTAAGATCCTTCTGTCTCAGactgtttgtaaattattataacaattataacaaaacacagtttttgaatGAATCAATATAAGCCGCACTTATCAATCCGTGGACCATGGCCCAATTAATAAAACCAACCcacttattatttttaaatatttttcaacAAAGCAAATAATACAAACTGAATACTCATTTACCCTTATGTTTTTATAACGATGCGTTTCCATTGGTTCTAGGCGTTGAGTTACTCTTCTTTTGTATTAGTTTAGCTTAATATGTTGAATGGGACATGCTGGTGGATAAACAAACATCTTCTTTTTTCACATGACAGGAAGACATTGTTTTCTTCATTAtatgcaaataaataacaaaatatacttcaaatatccctgatgcaaactgAACAAATATAcagtgttaaaaaaataatgaatagggtagatggccttagctttcgatccaatccggaccttcttcagaggcataaaacaagtacaaacaaatacatatccatttatagaaaaagagagggggaaagggattaaggaaaggatccagaaagaagcgggaaaataacagccaatcaaagtttctatttcagaaacaatattggtggctatgaaccaataggagtgaagtggcgaggacaaagaatgtttagaatgaaaggaagggttactgaaccataaaagtggtaaatgtattgttcgacaacaatgcagggagacatgaaagggtaggattagagagcaagttgcatcatgatgcaactaacaatggtcaattaataagaatagcaagatcaaaggtatgatgattttaaaaataggtatgagggacctgtggaaaaaaggggggggggggttacttacatcagatagttacagtgatgaatttataaaaacaactttaaactaggttaatttatactttatgtacagaatatatacaacatataagttcttaggcagaagtgaagtcgagggtaatgagaagttatctaacaccagtgtttatgttaagtccaaagggtttgactgtcttgagttggtgaatccagtgtgattctctgttcttgcggtgtgtgtcatcaccattgcaagcttcaatcaccagaagttcaacatcactgacactatgattggggctattgaagtggatagagactgggtacggtttcttagtctttatggaagagacatgattcacaaagcgaagactaagtttgctcttagtctctcccacatatggtagcccacatctcttacatgatatgacatagactacattagacgtgctgcattcagagtcggtcttgatgttgtatgaagagccagtggtatgactcttcaccttacatgagggcttaatgtgcagacacgttttgcatttggaacgggtacatttgtgacagcccagtatatctgtcgggggtcgtgtttggactgtacctgggggaagtttggccctgacgagtatgtcaccaaggttcttagggcggcggaatgcaaccatgggaacctcagtgattgctgagtgtaacctgctggaggagtgaagtataggcatgttattattgagaattgagggaagtttgggtaatttggggtggaaggtggtgaccaaagcaactctattggtaggagttttttttttcagtgttaaaaaaatatatatatttacatAAACCGACAGATCTCTATAAAATTATttagaaaaatattttgttatagaAGAAGTCACTAATAATCCCATGACTGGACTAGATGATGAATTCAATATATATATGTAACAacatatattttaaaaacaatataaaacacTATTTATAAAAGTACTGATGGGGCAAATGTTGTACACACGGCGGCACTTTAAAAGTGGGTTGTGAGAAGATAAATTATACCGTTGTTCATGGTTCACTTTACTGATTAATTTTGGACCCATATAATTTCAAGATACAATTTCAAACAACGCCATTCATCAATATTGTGCGTGGAAGATGCCCAACCAACAGCAATGTGCATTACCACAATTTTGTCTGGAACTTGTTATCACTGCATTTGAGCATCACCGAGTTTTCTGACTTTACACAATATTTATTTAGAGttttgtgttaaagacactggacactattgttaattgctaaaaaccagtcttctcacttggtgtatctcaacatatgcataaaataacaaacctcaattggtcgtcgaaattgcgagataatagtggtacacccttgtcacacgaagttgtgtgttttcagatgcttgatttcgagacctcaaaatctaataccgaggtcttgaaatcaattttgtggaaaattacttcattctcgaaaactatgtcacttcagagggagctgtttctcttatggttttatactatcaacctctccccattactcgttttaagctaataattctTCTGAGTAGggtatagtgtccactgccttaaaatgATGCGTTACGTGTTAAACATGTCAGTATTTACTTTTTGCACTTTACTTGTTGCAGTTATCAAGATACTCAAACTTGAAAAAACATCTATTTTGCTCAGTGACGCATTTGGGAAAGTTCTTGTTTTCACTTGTCAATGAATTTCCTTACAAACACATTGTGTGAATCTGAATGAAGCTTTGTGAACAAAGAATCCAATGATGTAAGTGCACAATTACCAGAGAGGTTCAACCGTATCAAATTCGGCATACAACTCAGTGTCTCTGCAATGTACTCGGCGTCTTCAGTTATCAGTGAACACCAACTTAAGTCAAGATTCTGAAGTTGTtccatgtgtttcaaataaaccCAAAGTTCTCTTGTATTAAAAAGAAGACCATTGATAGAAAGATCCAATTCAACAAGCGAGCATATATCAAAAATATGCTTAACATCTCGGCTTCTCAATGAGCATTTGCTCAAGTGAAGCTTCTTTAAGTGTTGTAATTGCGCCAAATGACCAGCCCACTCTTCTGCGCAACCACCCAAGGCATCATTCTCTGAAAGGTTCAGTTCAACAACTACACTCAACGACGTAGCGAGTGCTTCAATGTCTCTACTTAAAACATTACAACCTCGTAAGTCTACATGCTGGAGTTTCATCAGATCTGTTATATATTTTGACCAAACTATTGCAGAACCACTGAGTCCTTCATTCATACCAAGTGCCAATTCAACAATATCATCTTTGTTACTTATTGCTTTCAAAACATCAACCAGTATGATTTTAGACAGGCAGCACTTTCTGAGGTCCAGCCGCACACCACCAGTACTTAACCTCGTTATGACAAGAAAACTTGGAATTccctgaacatccaagaagcaTTGAATATGTCTCCGCAATGAACCAATCAGAGAAATGAGACAAGTGAAATCACCAAGGTCCATGTTACACTTTGTCAGCTCTAATTCCTCAATACATGTCGATGGAGGTATCTCCAAGCACCAACTATTTGTGTTTCCACCCAAGGAATGGTTACCCGACAATTTCAGACACAACAGAGAAGGCATACCACTTGCTAATATACTACTGACATCGCCAGCTTCAATTGAACAGCAACGGAAATTCATTTTTTCCACGCGTTTCAATTCCTTCAAACACAGAGACCATAGTTCTGCAGATCCACCCAGCTTTGCATTTCCAGTCAAATTTAGCTCAGCAAGTACGGGTGTTTTTATTTGACCCAGTGCAttagcaacattttgaaaacttgtaCCTGTTATAGAGCAGCTTTCTAATGTCAGGCTACTAAGGCAAGTCAGGTTCTCCAAACCATAGCAGAATAGCAATACAGACTCTTCAGAGGCAAACGCATCTGGATTTCCTGACAAATCTAGTTCAACTATGGTAGACATTTCCTTCTGAGAAACAGCAATGTGCTGTATATCATTACCGGTCAAAGAACACGATTTCAAGACCAGCTTCCGAACACGTTGTAAACTAGAAAACCACAACTGTATGGAATCCCGTAAACCTTTGTTCCATGACAAGTCAAGTTCAACCAAGTGCGATTTGCCAAGTGACTTTGCAATAGGTTTCATAGTGTTGGAAGTTAAGGAGCATCCAGTTAAGTGTAAAACCGTAATACTTGTCATTTTGTCAATGCACCGTGCAAGTTGAGGACTGAAATTGAACAAGTTACACGTAATCATCTTCAATGTTTGCACTTTGTCGAGGTAAATATTATCCTCTACCTTTTTCTGGTCAGCAATTTGTTGCAGAAAGTGCAGGAATGCTTTGATGCAATCGTTGTTCCAGCAGCTAATGGTAACGCTGTCGGAAATAACGGAATTGATAAAACCAACTGGTGGCAACTCATCTGATTGACATTCAAAATAACATTGGAGACCCAACCTGTGATCTTGGCAATCTTGCAACATCTGCAGAACTGCAATCATACATTCAGCATTGACACAACAAAATCGAAACAGATACTCAAAACTCATGGGATTGTCTTTTGTTAGACTTTTGACCTTctgtagagtttgtttgaatttGTCATGGTTAGCAACCAAGCTCTGGATGTACAAAGCAGCACAATACTCATGTATTGTTCCATGTATGAACTCTATGCTAGTCTGGACATCGGCAGCCGTAACAGTTTCTTTACTCGTAAAGACACCTGCCTGCATGGCTTCTTCAAGTAGACCTGGATTGCTCTCAAAATCTTTTTCTTGAAATGAAGCCATTATCTTCGGATCAAGAAGACCACGTAAAGCAATTTCTCCAATTTTAGTCAAAACGTCAGATGATAAATTTGTAGACGCTGCTTTCTTTGACTTACGTTTAAATACATTATTCATTGCTGTCTTGTATAAACTTGCCACTGTGTCAGGGAGTTCATTTTTTTCTCCCCACAACAAACACATTAACAGCAGAAACATTGGTCGCTTTGCCATATCATAAAGGACATCTTGGGATTTAATTCTCGACAGCAACTGGTCAGCTTTATCATCATCATGTACCTTTGGGAAATATCCCTTTACGTACTTGTCAATATCCTGGGAGGCAAACCCTAAAACATCAATGCGAGTATATGGCCTTTGAATCAGAGACTCATGGACCAGGTCCTTCATGTGTGAGGGACGGGTTGTTATGAGAACATAACATTCTCTGCCTATCTTTCGGTTCAGAAGTTGTAGGATAGAACCAGGGTTTTCATCATAGATGTTAGATGTCATAAGCTCATTAAAGCCATCCAAAAGAACCAACACCTTTTGTGGTTCCTTTCGAATAAATGCCACTAGATCAGATGGATTTACATCCGTGTCATGATCTAAGAGCTGGACAAAAATTGCTTCAACAAGCTGCGATGTTTCGTCCAATGAATGCAATGTGAGAAGgaaaacaactttatatttGGATAGTGTTTCGTCTCCTGTTGCCCAATCATATGCTATTTTACACAAAAGGGTAGACTTGCCCAATCCAGCTGTTCCAGCTACAATGATCCGTTTAGGACCGAGCTCGCACGTTGTGAGGAAAGTATACCCGCTTGACTGTGATTTGCCATGTGTCCATTGGAGATTTGTATAAATTTCCTCCATATCTCGCTTATGGTCTTCACGTCGGGGCACTGTCTCAATATATCTACCTGTGGTCATGTACCTTGTTTTTAGTTGACGTTCACACATATCAGAAGCCTTGCTACACCTATCAGCAGCACTGCTACCTTCATTGTTGGTCTGCATGTCGGGTGCAAGTATCTCATTCATATACAACTCCCCTGTTTCAATTTCAATAagaatcaaatcaatcaatcaacatttatttcaatacaaacacaatatatacaaatacaagcaataggatgttacaagactgaaaactgtatggaggcatggcccattaaagcaaagcttgtaggcTCAGATGCCTTAACAAAACAATGAACAGTAATAAAAAGATCATTAAAACTATAAAACAATGCGTATTAACAACATAAACATCAAAACGAGACggataaacaaaacacaaaaacaaacaccccaacaagaCAAataacccccccaaaaaaccaacaacaaacaaacaaacaaacaaacaaacaaacaaagaacaaatcATTGCGTGGATACATTGATTTAAAACTTAAGGGACTTTCGATTGAGAAAACACCCTAACAATAAAGATATTTTGTACCGGTATTTATTTATGATTATGAAAATATCTTGTCTGACGGGTGATTGTTTTCAATAGTAATTATTCCTTTTTTCTCAATAAGAATTATCATAACTTACCACTTTTTGTTCCCGAGTTTCCGAAAGATTCCAACTCGTTGCTTTCATAGCAGGGCTGTCTTGTGTCTGTAATTAGTCATAAGGAGACACAACTGACATTTATAAAAAGGAACAACATTTCAGCgaactttgtttaaaatgtaCAGTTAACATATGCTATGTATACATATTTCAACAATCAAAGAAAGAcacaactaaaaacaaaagtttcatTTTTTATAAGGTCCCATGCATTGGACATCGTCTTAAGTTTAAATTAtgaaatgagaaaatagaattatgTCAGAACACTAAATTACataaaaaagtgaaataaaatcCAAAGTTTGCTTAAAGTAAGTAAGGAGGTGTACATCCATTTGAGGTTTAAATACAAACCTTTAGGAGTGAAACCTGCAGCCCTCAAAAAAGACCATTTAGTGTCATAGACATATGAACATGCCACCAGTCCAAAAGATGTGCAGcgattgatttgtttaattgtGAAACAATGTGTATGTTGTCACTTTCTGCGCCAAGTTTTTTGGGACAAATTGCTCTTGGTGTTGGCTTTTGTTGGAAACCTTCAATATAAGGTGAACATGTACAACCCGCAACCTTTGCacaaggaaaaaacacaaaccaacCGACAATTTGCTCCACAcgcaggcagtggacactattggtaattactcaaaaaaatcattatcataaaaaaacttacttgataacaagtaatggggagatgttgatagtataaaacattgtgagaagtagctccctctgaagtaacgtacatgtagtttccgagaaagaagtaattttctacgaatttgatttcgagacgtcaaatataaggtctcgaaatcaagcatccgaaagcacacaacttcgtgtgacaagggtgtttttttctttcattattatctcgcaacttcaacaaccaattgaagcctggtctttgacaattaccaatagtgtccatgtctttaagaaacacatgtacagtatgtacatAATTCAGCAAAGGTGTACAAGGCAGAGTTGAATGCCCTGCCACAAAGCTAAAATTTGTAACAGTTTGCAACATTGTCAAGATTGTTTAAAACACCCTAAATATTTACCCACAAATAAGGATCtgaaatattcagtcacattaACATTTTCCATGTAAAAATTGCCATGATATTTAAAAACACTTGATcaactaaactgctcacaaaaagtaaggaaacttttttcaatccagtatatttgttattatttaatactctctgtgtatatggtatatatcaatgcaaagctgaactgttcctctttaaaatgatatcacatttgcaatgattacatgttgctgaacttggctacatgcataacaatgaggcaaagtcacaaatctaATGTGCCAAAAATActgttgtctgtgaatggtcaataggtaatgctcattaatcaaaccgatcaagcttttcagaaccattaatggtttacacaatgatttgcaccagtgagctcatcggacacaataatttaccctcatctcatgaaaaacaccttgtttgatgggtatttgcaagacgatattctacagccgaatgcagtcccaAACTTGCAGACtttggaccaaatgccatctttcaagatgacaccgctcgcccccatcgagcccgactggtgactgactacttgaaaaatgttggggtgcactggatggattggcccgctaacagtccagacctgaatcccatggaacatctgtgggaccagcttggcctcgctgtccgtgccagaaccaccaacacatcaactgtggctgacctaaccaggttccttaatgaagaatggaacgccatccctcatcatcagcgcatcacaagacttgtgtgcagcatgagaagaagttgccaggctgtcatcaacaccttcggatcatccactcgttactgaactttttgtatcaataaagtgtatattaagatcagtaagttgtcttgctctataccaaacttcttgtctcaataaagtggattaagaatTACTGtaaagttgtcttgcttgtttgaattacagtgtcaatttgattgttcatacagtaacacaaaattgctaattttggcacatttgatttgtgactttgtctcattctcattaacgtggtcaagtccagcaacatgtaatcattgcaattgtggtatcattttaaagaggaacagttcagctttgcaatgatatataccatatacaaagagagtatttaatattacaaatatactggattgaaaaaagttttctTACTTTTTGTTAGCAGTTTATAAACATTTTAGTCAGACAATTGTTTTCAGAACTTGTTTAATTCCTTAAAGAATTACCTGTTGGTCTAGTGAGATTAATTGTAGCTCCTGGACTATTGTTTATAGAAACAATAACATTATTCCTGCCTGCAACTTTTGCTGCAATCTGCTGAACACCTATAGAACACAAATAACATGTGCTGATGTTAAACAAGGTGTCCATGATGGAATGGAATACAATCCTAATCTTTTGACAGAACAAATTTATTTCatccttaaagggacacattgcctttgggacgctaggtggcagcagacttaccaggtaaatgttcATTGATAATGTAGTTCTGAGCAAGCGCATGCCATAACCAAGAACAATATATTTTTACCTGGtaataagtctgctgccaccaagcttCCCAAAAGTCACCCATTATTTGTGTATTCTgggtttcaaaacaaataaagaataagtGTATTATACTGAACCTTGTATTGGCATTATTGATGATGGATTCCTTT
The nucleotide sequence above comes from Asterias rubens unplaced genomic scaffold, eAstRub1.3, whole genome shotgun sequence. Encoded proteins:
- the LOC117306367 gene encoding uncharacterized protein LOC117306367 yields the protein MGTTCTRSAMNELDDSVQHLSISSAVMPAPVEKTKKQRRKGKHRKKTNQKERTFIEKACDDGRQDVHIPKYSLSADGCMSEGQLQDVDNTRCSETPQQDEPRTASACETPQQDEPRTASACETPQQDEPRTASACACGNIEPVQLPDYATGAIPKKHKSVKTESSKKPQTNDVDQSALNDGAAIRHDSGQTLGTSAAVKSNEEQKESKTMTSSSQPLSLEELAVYSTAGSEVELLPQRNPSSIMPIQGVQQIAAKVAGRNNVIVSINNSPGATINLTRPTDTRQPCYESNELESFGNSGTKSGELYMNEILAPDMQTNNEGSSAADRCSKASDMCERQLKTRYMTTGRYIETVPRREDHKRDMEEIYTNLQWTHGKSQSSGYTFLTTCELGPKRIIVAGTAGLGKSTLLCKIAYDWATGDETLSKYKVVFLLTLHSLDETSQLVEAIFVQLLDHDTDVNPSDLVAFIRKEPQKVLVLLDGFNELMTSNIYDENPGSILQLLNRKIGRECYVLITTRPSHMKDLVHESLIQRPYTRIDVLGFASQDIDKYVKGYFPKVHDDDKADQLLSRIKSQDVLYDMAKRPMFLLLMCLLWGEKNELPDTVASLYKTAMNNVFKRKSKKAASTNLSSDVLTKIGEIALRGLLDPKIMASFQEKDFESNPGLLEEAMQAGVFTSKETVTAADVQTSIEFIHGTIHEYCAALYIQSLVANHDKFKQTLQKVKSLTKDNPMSFEYLFRFCCVNAECMIAVLQMLQDCQDHRLGLQCYFECQSDELPPVGFINSVISDSVTISCWNNDCIKAFLHFLQQIADQKKVEDNIYLDKVQTLKMITCNLFNFSPQLARCIDKMTSITVLHLTGCSLTSNTMKPIAKSLGKSHLVELDLSWNKGLRDSIQLWFSSLQRVRKLVLKSCSLTGNDIQHIAVSQKEMSTIVELDLSGNPDAFASEESVLLFCYGLENLTCLSSLTLESCSITGTSFQNVANALGQIKTPVLAELNLTGNAKLGGSAELWSLCLKELKRVEKMNFRCCSIEAGDVSSILASGMPSLLCLKLSGNHSLGGNTNSWCLEIPPSTCIEELELTKCNMDLGDFTCLISLIGSLRRHIQCFLDVQGIPSFLVITRLSTGGVRLDLRKCCLSKIILVDVLKAISNKDDIVELALGMNEGLSGSAIVWSKYITDLMKLQHVDLRGCNVLSRDIEALATSLSVVVELNLSENDALGGCAEEWAGHLAQLQHLKKLHLSKCSLRSRDVKHIFDICSLVELDLSINGLLFNTRELWVYLKHMEQLQNLDLSWCSLITEDAEYIAETLSCMPNLIRLNLSGNCALTSLDSLFTKLHSDSHNVFVRKFIDK